Sequence from the Methanosarcina siciliae T4/M genome:
CTTTTCAATGAGACTGAAAAAAATGTGCCTTACAGGGATCTGCACCTCTGGATTAACGTTGCCGGGGAGGCTTGAAGATGGAAACATATGAAGTTCAGGAGATGGAAATACCTGAGAATAGGGAGAAACAAAAACCTGGACACCTTGGAATGTATATTCCTGAGTATGGGGCGACACAGAAGTCTGATTTAAGAAACAAAGGATTTTACCTGATCATTCCAATATTATCCATCGCTTTAGCGGAATTAATGATCTATTTCGGGATGATTATAGAAGCTATGGAAATACATGCCATCATTCTCCTTGGGCTTACTATTTCCATGCTGTACATAGAAAACGAAGAGATCCAGAAAACTTACCAAGCTCTTATCCTACTGCCTGTCCTGCGACTCGTAAACCTCTCAATGCCGGCTTTTTATGATGTAACCCTTTACTCATTTGTTTTTACTTACGGACTCCTCACAATTCCGGTAACTATTGCAATCACTAGCCAGGGATTTACCCGGGAGCAGTTAGGGGTAACATTCAGAAGGATGTGG
This genomic interval carries:
- a CDS encoding CPBP family intramembrane glutamic endopeptidase, with translation METYEVQEMEIPENREKQKPGHLGMYIPEYGATQKSDLRNKGFYLIIPILSIALAELMIYFGMIIEAMEIHAIILLGLTISMLYIENEEIQKTYQALILLPVLRLVNLSMPAFYDVTLYSFVFTYGLLTIPVTIAITSQGFTREQLGVTFRRMWLYIPLSIIISFLLGIGEYLIIETNYLIPDLSISSLLVLILIMVFLVGLIEELIFRSIIQNRLEVFLGSRRGLVITSILFGLMQSGYGSISEIFYTFAVGFIIGYMFYRTRSLPLVTMIHGFINVFLFGVFPHLL